In the genome of Mogibacterium neglectum, the window CGGAAGGAGCGAACTCTTCATGTAGTTGTTAATCATAGCTGGCGTGAGAGTTTCCTCACCTTCACGCTCAAGCCCTATGTGCTGCCTCTTCATGTATCCGATGATTTGATCCATATATAGGTCGATATCCGGAATCTTATCCCAATTCTCAGGTCTTGAATTCTCAAGTCTTGAGACGAGCTCGTTAATTCGTTCTGACATGTAAATACCTCTCTCAAATTTATACATTCTATTATACTTAATCACATACACAAATAACAGCTTTCATTTACAAAATCTTCATATTGGTATATTGCAATTTTTATAATTGTTTAATATAATATTGGATATTATATTAAGTCATAATATTAATCATGTTGGCAGGTGTATCCATATATCGATTTCGCTGCTGATATGATAATCATATGGAGGTGACCAAAGTGACAGATATATGCGTATTAGGAGATTCCATATCTAAGGGAATAGTTTTTGACGATTTAAAAGAGAGATATGCAGTGCTAAACGATAACTTTATCTCTCTTCTGCAAAGGGAATTCGGTACCACGATAAAGAACTTCGCTTCCTTCGGAGCGACGATTACGAAAGGTCTAAGAATCTTCGAAGAGCGCTATTCGAGTATTAAGTCACATAAATATACTTTGATTGAATTTGGCGGAAACGATTGCAATCTCAACTGGGAGCAGATTTCAGTCACTCCTAACGCGGAGCATCTAGCCAAGACTCCGCTATCCGAGTTTAAGGCTACCTACGAGGATATAATCGAGAAGACTATGTACGCTGGCAGTCGCCCTATCCTGCTCACATTACCGCCACTTGAGAGGAATAGGTTCTTCGAATGGGTATCGCGGGATCTTAACAAGGACAATATCATGAAGTACATGGGCGGGAGCACTATATTTATAGAGAGATGGCATAGTTCATACAACGAGATGATTCTCGAACTAGCAGATGAATACGGTATCCAGGTCTTCGATATCAGAAAACCATTTCTAGAGCTCGGAGACTATAGCGACTATATATGTATAGACGGTATGCATCCTAATGCTGCAGGGCATAAGCTTATTGCAAAATACCTCCGCGAAGAGCTGGCAGCTCTCGAGTAACTTGGCGTGTACGCATTAATAAACCATACACACATCTTGAAATTTCAGACTCATTGGGATATAATGGCTAAGCGAATTATTACTATTTAAAAGAAAAGTGGGGTAAATTAAATGGCAAACATTAAATCCGCAAAGAAGAGAATCAGAACTATCGAGAAGAAGACTGCTCGTAACATCAGAGTTAAGAACCACGTTAGCGAAGCTGAGAAGGCTTTCCTAACTGCTATTAAGGCTGGTGACGTTGCAGAGGCAGAGAAAGCATTTAAGCACGCTGAAAAGAAGTTCATGCAGGCTGCAGCTAAGGGTACTTTCCACAAGAATACCGCTTCGAGAACAGTTTCGAGACTCGCAAAGAGACTTAACAATCTCAAGGAGAGTAAGTAAATCTCACCCGTCCCCACAGCACATATACGTGCAGCGTATAAGTTAAAAATACGCCAGAACGAAGGAGTGTCTCCCTTCGTTCTTTTTTATTTTCTTTACACTTACAAGCTACCATGTTAAACAAAAAAAGGATGTCACCATCTCATATAGGTAACATCCATATTGATACAATTTTTATTTTGCAATATGCTGCTTAGCAATCCGCTTTGGTCTGTACATAACATCGTGGATATTGGTAACAGTCGCAAACGCATCTGGGTCTACTTCACGCAGGTGTTTCATCAGCTTTGCATATTCGTTTCTATTTACGATTACGTTTATTTCGTCAAACTTGTCTCCAGTAAAACCACCCGACGCTTCGTACCTAGTGACCCCGCTATGAAGCTCATTGAGAATGTACTCACATATCTCGTCGTTCTTCTTAGATAGTATGCATACCTTCAGTTTAGTGGTCATACCGAATACATAGTGATCGATGATAATTCCGGTTACGTAAGTTCCCAAAATACTTAGGACTCCCGTCTTCGGGTCATAGATGAATATTGCTGGTGCTGATATAAACAAACCGACTACCGATGTAGCTACACCAAAATCTATGTTCAGATACTTGTTAGCCATCTTGTAGAGCACATCTAATCCCCCAGATGATGCATTTCTTACGAACATGAGTGCTATTCCAAGGTCACAGAGGAACAAATAGCATATCATATCCAGAAACTGATCATTCATAACGCCGTGATAGTTTGGTGTAAAATGCCCTAGAATCATCATGACTACAGGTAATCCTACAGAAGGATATATGGACTTAATAGTAAACTCATGACCAACGAAGAACCATGAGATGACGAGCAGTACCAAGTTCAAGATAAGTATTATCATCGCTTTTGATAAAGGCACGAATTTACCAATTAGAATAGCGACACCAGAAACGCTGGCAATCGCAAGGTTACTCGGCACCATAAAAAAGTACGTCGCTGTACCACATATTATCATGCCAATCGTGATTAAAATAAAATCTATAATACTGGTTTTACTTATATTCATCTCTTTTACTCTCTAGCTACAATATATGAATTTTCTACTCATCACCCTTTTCATCATAGATTCGTTTTATTCTATTTCTCACGAATTCCATGAATAGCCCGAGGTGTGGTTCAATCCACTTCTCTCTCCTATATACAATCTGCGAATACATTCTACACTTGAAATCTTTATCAACATCGAGGGCTACCACTCTTCCCTGCTCTAGCGCTCTAACTATTGAAGATCTAGGGATAAACGATACTGAGTTACTGCTCGCAACGATTTCACTTATCGCAATGATTGAACTTACCTCCATAATTGGATCATAATCTATGCCGTTGTCCTTGCAGTAGTCATCAAGGAATCTAGGATAGCTTACCTCCTGATCAGAAGTTATAAACCCACTCTTTACAACCTCTCTAATCGGAATATTTTTGTGTCCTGCAAGTGGGTTGTCTGGCGAGGTGATAAAGATCATATCTTCTGGTTGATCAACTACAGTGTTGCAATCCTTGTATACCATCTTTCTATCGATAAATAGCGCAAAGTCTATCTCATTCTGCTTAAGCTTTTCATACAGATTATCGAAGTAATCCGAGGTCTTAAGCATGAGTTTAATATGCGGATACGTCTCGCTAAACTCACGCAGAAGCGTAGGAAAATAGGCATTCGCCATAGATGATGTTGTACCTATTCTGATGGTCCCACGTATTTCATCGTCTTGCTGCATGAACTTACGAGCCTGTTCATTTGCCTTAAGAATTTGATGCGCATAAGGGAGAAACCGCTCTCCACTTGATGTGAGCTGTATTCCCTTTCCCATTCTGTCGAATAATTTCGTGCCAAGTTCATCTTCAAGCTGCTTAATCTGTACTGTTACGGCAGCCTGAGAATAACCTAGTACATTTGCGGTGCGAGAGAAGCTACCAAGCTCCGCCGCTTTAATAAAAGTTACTATAGTCTTAGCTTCCATGAGAATATATCCTCTAAAAAAGGTGTAGGCGAGACAAAAGTCCCACCCATCACCGTAAAATCTAAATCTTGATTTGTAAACGAAGCTCGCTTGACTTACTTGTAAGACTCAATCATAGCCTTGAATGCAGGCAGCGATCTCTTAATCATATCATTGCTTACGCAGTAGGAAAGTCTGAAGTATCCAGGGCAAGCAAATCCGTCTCCAGGAACTACGAGCAGGTTGTGATCTAGCTTAGCCTTCTCTGAATATGCAACAGCATCACCATTTGGAGCTTTTACAAATAGGTAGAAAGCACCGTCTGGTTTAGCGCACTCATATCCATACTCTGTTAGTGAATTATAGAGAAGGTTTCTATTCTCTTCATAAGCTGCGAGGTCTGGCATCTCACCAACGCACTCTCCGATAACCTTCTGAATCAGTGTTGGAGGGCAAACAGAACCGATTTCACGAGCTGCACCTGCAACTGTGTCATATACAGCCTTAGCATCTGCACACTTTTCAGGAACGTATACATATCCGATTCTCTCTCCTGGTAGGGAAAGTGACTTCGACCACGAGTAGCACACGATTGTGTTGTCGTATACGTTAGGGATGAATGTAACCTTAACTCCATCGTATACGAGTTCTCTGTATGGCTCGTCAGCAACAATGTAGATTGGGTGTCCGTACTCCTTGCTCTTTCTCTCAAGAAGCTCAGCTATCTTCTTAAGAGTCTCCTCCGTGTAAACAACACCTGAAGGGTTATTAGGCGAGTTGATTACTACTGCAACTGAATGCTCGTTAATTGTCTTCTCTAGTGCCTCCATGTCAATCTGGAAGTGAACAGTATCTGCTGGAACTACCGTTAGCTTAGCACCTGCACATGTAAAGAATACATTGTACTCAGGGAAGAATGGTGCGATAGCGATGAATTCATCTTCTGGGGAAGTTGTCAGTGCGTGTGCAACAGATACTAGAGCAGGAGCGCATCCACAAGTCATGAATAGCTCGTTAGCCTTAGCATTGCAGTTAAATCTAGCATTGAGGTTATCTGCAATTGCCTGACGCACGTTCTCAAATCCAGGAGCCATTGAATATCCGTGAAGCTGAATAGAATCAGTAGTATCAATGAGATTCTTGATTGTATCATTAACCTTAGCAGGTGCTGGAATGCTTGGATTACCAAGGGAGTAATCAAATACGTTTTCCTTACCAACTACCTTTGCCTGCTGCAGACCGTATGCAAAAAGCTCTCTGATTACGGATGGGGCTGTCCCGAGTCCATGATATTTTTCGTTAACCATAAATTAACTCCTTTCCAATTCGAATAGCCATATGCGATTAACATCTTATTTATAATTGTATTATATCACATGCAATAATACATTATAGACTCAGCGGGTATAATAAAAAATAAATGCATACATTAATTATTATGATATTTGCTCCTTGCGCCTGTAACTGTTACAATTACTGTAAGACAATGTTTTGCCTATAAATTGATTGATTTTATGCGATTTAGTTCACTATAAAATAATATATCATATTATAATTTTTTTATACATTTTGAGGTAAGAGATGAAATTATCCAAACTTGGAGACCTTATACATGAATATCAAAATCAAGGTACTGTACTCATAATTACGGACACTAACGTTGCCCCACTCTACTTGAACGAAGCAGTTTTTAGTATCGAATCCTCTAGCTTAGTTTGTGAAAGCTGCGTTATCCCCGCGGGGGAGGAATCAAAATCATTTGAGACTTATATCAAAATTATCGAATATGCCTCTCTTATTTCACTCACGAGAACAGACGGAATCGTTGCACTCGGAGGTGGCATGGTTGGGGATATCGCAGGCTTTGTTGCTGCAACGTATATGCGGGGAATCAATTTCTACCAAGTTCCAACAACCCTTCTTGCTGCAGTAGACTCATCGGTAGGAGGAAAATCGGCAATTAATACTTGTTTTGGCAAGAACTTAGTCGGTGCTTTTCACAAGGCAAAATTCGTTCTTCAAGACACGACGCTACTCGCTTCCGAAGATGACTACGTATTAATGGATGGTTACGCAGAAATCATTAAAACTGCTTGCATTTCTAGAAATGATGAGTTATTCAAGAAACTTGAGTCAGGAAACTTCGATATCCAGGAGATAATAGATGACTCTGTTGCCGTGAAGGCTTACTATGTTGAAAATGATGAGAACGACTCTGAAATCAGGCATACGCTGAACTACGGTCATACGCTTGCACATGCGCTTGAGAAACTGAGCAACTACGAAATTGGACATGGTCATGCTGTAGCAAAAGGAATTGCATTTACAGCAAGTCTTTCATATGACATGGGCTGGTGTAGTATCGACTGCAGAGACCGTATACATGCTCTGCTTGATAAGTTTGGATACGACCTTTCCATTAGTTTTCCACCTTGTGATATTGCAAATGCTATGGAGAGCGACAAAAAAAGGTCTGGTAACGGAATTAAATTTATAGTCAGCAGCGATATAGGGCAGTCCCAGATTAAACTTATATCGTTAGCGCAGTTAGGTGAGATATTAGTGACATATAGCGAGATATTTACTGAAAGAGCGGCCATCTCACATCGTGGTGCACCTCTTTTTGCACCTGCGAAAGTTGTATCTGCTCCGCCGTCCAAGTCTTATCTACATAGAGAGATTATAGCAACAATGCTGTCAGGTAATGAATTCAACTTGGATGATGAAGAGCCTTCAGAGGACATAATTGCTACATATGAAGCGGTTAAACAGATTGCAGAACATGCCAGTTCAATAAAGACTGGGCACACGGAACATAGCGACAATTCTGCTGCAGGTGGCTCTAAGCTATCAATCGACTGCAAAGAGAGTGGAACTACACTTCGCTTCCTGCTTCCCGTTGTTACAGCACTTGGACTAGATGCTAACTTCATGCTATCTGAAAGACTCAAAGAGCGCCCAATTGAGCAATTAGTAATTCAACTGAAGCGTCATGGAGCGGAGATTATAAAAGATAGTGCCGGGAATATATCAGTTGCGAATGTCCCAGGATGCAGAGGCTTATCGCCAGGCGAATTTACTTTTGTAAATCCAGAATCATCACAATTTATAAGCGGACTGTTATTCGCATTACCAATCCTAGATGGTGACAGTATAATCCATGTATATGATAAATTTGAATCATCCAGTTACGCGATGATTACCCTCGATGTGCTTAATAAATACGGCATAAAAATCGAGTATACCCATGAAAAAAAATACTGGAGATTTAAGATTCACGGAAATCAAAGCTATAGATTCACATCCATCCTATCTGAAGGAGATTGGTCAAACGCAGCATTTCTACTCGCACTCGGTGCACTCGGTAAAACTCCCCTGCGTATAAAGAACTTACCACTTCCGTCGAAGCAGGGAGATATAAAGGTTCTCGATTTACTAGAAGACTTTGGCATAACCGTAAATTGCTACACAGATATCGTTGATAATCGCTCAGGTATGGTAGATGTATTTCCATGCAGAAAACTAACATCTATTCCTAATGTCGATGCTTCCGAATCACCCGATCTCGTTCCCATTATCGCCCTAATCGCGTCAATAGCTAACGGTACGACAGTCATAAATAATGCCGAGAGGCTGAGATATAAGGAGAGTGACCGCCTTGCCAGTATATGCAGCGTGCTAAAAGCTCTCGGTGCAAATATAACCGAGATGGAAGACAGACTAATAATAGTTGGTACGGAAAAACTACAGGGTGCGTATGAAGGCGATGGATACGGAGACCATCGAATTATTATGATGATTGCGGTTTCATCACTTGTTTCGGTTGATATGGTCAAAATCCACGGAGCTTCAGCAGCTGCAAAGTCCTTTCCTAACTTCTTCGAAGTTCTGCACAAGCTTGGATTAGACGACAACATAGAACTTGTATGATGCTCACTCTATTGTATAGGAGGATATATGTCTGTTTATAAAGGTCAAACACTCACATTATCAATATTTGGCACATCACACGGTCCAGCGATTGGAATGACTCTATCTGGAATTCCTTCAGAAGCAAATATCAATCTTGATGTCCTGCAGGACTTTATGGCACGAAGAGCTCCTGGAAATAGTCCCTTTTCGACAAGCCGCAAAGAACCTGATATCCCTGAGTTCGTGAGCGGTCTAAAAACTGGAAGTTCTCGAAATTCAAGAAACCTTACTACAGATGGATCCGAAATAAAGGCGATAATCTACAATAGAGATGTAAAGTCCTCAGATTATTCAAAGATAGCGAATACACCTAGACCTGGGCACGCCGATTACACAGCACACGTAAAGTACGGTGGAACGGAAGACTCACGAGGCGGCGGAGCATTCTCTGGCCGCATGACTGCACCGCTATGTATAGCAGGCGGAATTTGCAAGCAGCTACTTGCGGAGAGAGGAATTTATATTCACGCTTCAATCCACGACATTCATGGAAATGCAGAAGATCCTCTATCCGAGATAAAAAAAGCTCAAGTACTTAGAGATTCTGTCGGTGGAACGATTTTATGCACCATCAGTGGATTAGAGGCTGGATACGGCGGGCCGCTATTCGAAGGACTTGAAGGCCGAATTGCCGAAATCGTATATGCGGTACCTGCGGTCAAGGGCATCGAATTTGGCGCTGGCTTTGAGTCGACACGCATGTACGGAAGTGAAAATAACGATGAATTCTACTACGATGAGCGTGGCACGATGTGCACCCGAACAAATAACTGTGGCGGCATACTAGGCGGGATCAGTGATGGCATGGATATAGAGTTCCGCGTGGCAATAAAACCGACACCCTCTATTGCGAGGTCACAGAAGACCATAGTATACGATAGTACAGAGGAGGCTGTAATCGAGGTTCACGGAAGGCACGATCCCTGCATAGTACCGCGAGCTGTTCCTTGCGTAGAGGCAGCCGCTGCAGTTGTGATAACTGATCTAGTTTTGACAGAAAGAACTGCTTCATCTACAGTTTCTAAAGAATCAAAGGAACTAACGACGGCATCACCTACTTCAGCTAGCAGCTTCGGTCTCGTTTTCGGAGACCTCTCACATCTTAGATCATCGATTGATGAGATAGATCTGCAATTAATCGCTTTAATTGAAAGAAGGCTGAAAATCGCTGAATCAGTTGCAGCATACAAGAAAGAAAATAACCTTGAAATAATTGATTCAAATAGAGAGGCATCACTGCTGAAAAGGATACGTTCCCTTTCCAGCGATGACCTAGCAGATTTAAACGAAGATATATTTAAGGCAATTATTAGAGCAAGCTGTAAGCATCAGGAAGAGTTATTAAAGTAATTCCGAACTACGGTAAATTTTGGCATAAGCATTTAAAGTGAACTCACACAAAGCTAAACGTCAATACACAATTGTGATTTTATAATAGTATGCTATTAAATGAAAAAGGATGGGTCCTATGACTCATCCTTTAGTCTCTTTCGTGCTGCCCTTAGCACTTGTTCTGTATAACGTTTATCCACGTTATCTATGCCGTTTACTATAGCATCGACCATCTTATTGGCGGCTGACTCCGAAGATCTATCTGTAGCTCCTGATATAAGCACCTTTTTAGATATTGCCATGAGGAACTTATCAAGTCCCTTAACTTCACTCGGTATGTATCTACCTGGACAGAAGTAAAGTAGAGTATTCTGCATATTTATCTCTTCTTTGAAGTTAATCTCACAAATTTGTTGATAGTTCTGGGGATTGTATTCAGAAATTCCTGTGACAAAAATAATCAGCTTGTCAGCAAATCCAGTAATCTGCTTTCTGAACTTATCAAATCCAACTATTCCACTTCCCCTTAGCCAGCTACCAAAAATCACAACATCGAACTGCCCTAGTGCACCATAATCAAGGTTCTCAAGAGATACTAATGTGCACCCTAGCTCACTGGCAATCCACTCTGCATACTGCTTAGTAGCGCCGCGTTTTGAATTGTATATAACTATCGCTTTTTTGCTCAAAACTATTCCTCACCAATCTGTTTTAATGCTTTACGTTCTCTTTGCCGAGGAGTTGCTCTAACTCAATCAATAAATTTTCATCGATATTTACACCATTTGCTGATTTAAGAGGCTTTTGACCTGGCAAATAGATTAGCACATCAATATCCCCACTGTGCGCTGATACAGCTCCCAAAATTCTCTGCTGAATTTCATCATTTCCTAGCAGGTCAGACAGTTCTTGACTCACTCTTAGCTTGAGATATTGCTTTTCACGTAACGGTTCAGTTTTTATTTTGCTATGTGAATAGTTACTAATGCTAGCGCGATCATAATCATTTCCACTCTGACTCTTAAACTCACTGATTCGCTCTATTTCAGTCACTTTATTTACTAAAATCTCTGGGTCTGAATCCTCTTTAAAGCTAAGTGTACCCTTGACAGCGACAATAGCATCGTTTTCTAACACGTACTTTGCCTTAGCATAATCTCTAGGGAATACAATTGCAGTTATTACACCGAAATAATCTTCGATAGTCAGCCTAGCCATCTCCTGGTTAGACTTTGTAATCATGCGGCGTAGGTCTCCAACCATACCTGCCATTATAACAGTATCACCATCGTTAAAATGATTGCGACCAGATGAGCCTTTACCAATGAAATTGGACTCATTCTCACTATCACCACTAAGGTCTAAATCAAATATTTCTGCAGTATTAGCAGTTATATTCTCATCTATCAAATCGCGATACTTATCGAGCGGATGACCAGATAGGTATACCCCCATCATCTCCTTCTCCATAGCGAGGAGATGCGCCTTATCGAAATTCTTAATATTAGGAAGCTCCGGTGCTGTCTTAACGTCCTCCATAAGGTCAGAATCGAGTTGGAACAGCGAAATCTGATCCTTGGAAACCTTGCGAGCACTTCTCTGTGCAGCCCCGACGGCATCGTCACTTATAGCGAGAAGTGCAGCTCTATTTGGCGTAAATTCATCCATCGCCCCGGCTTTAATGAGGCACTCTATAGCCTTTTTATTCAGTTCGGATGGTTCAATAGACTTGATAAAATCGTAAAGATTATTTATATCACGCCCTCTTCTGCCTTCTACTATCGCATCAACTATACCGCTTCCAACGTTTTTAATCGCTAAGAGCCCAAATCGAATTTTACCATCCTTGGCGATAAACTTTCTCCTGCTATGCAGGACTGAAGGAGGTAGCACTTCAATTCCAAGTTCTTTGCAGTTCCTGATGTAAGCTGCGATGTGTCGAGGCTCTCCCATCACACTTGACATGAGAGCCGCCATAAATTCCACTGGATAGTGAGCCTTGAGATAAGCGGTCTCATAAGATACAACCGCATAGGCTGCAGCATGGGATTTATTAAAAGCATACTCGGCAAAGCTAACCATATCGTCAAATATAGCCTCTGCTGCCCTCTCAGGTATGCCATTTGCCACACATCCAGCAATTGCCGGTGTTCCGTCAGAGTCGTCCTTTCCGTGGATAAAGTATTTCTTCTCCTCCAGCATAACACTCATCTTCTTTTTGGACATAGCACGACGCACGAGGTCAGATCTACCAAATGAATATCCTCCAAGTTCACGTACAATCTGCATTACTTGTTCTTGATAAACCATGCATCCATACGTTACGTTAAGAATTGGCTCCAAGTGAGGATCCACATACTTCACTTTCTCGGGATTCTTTTTATTTTCTATATACTTTGGAATCGAGTCCATCGGGCCCGGCCTATAGAGCGATATACCAGCTACTATATCTTCAAAGCAGGATGGATTTAGGGTCTTCATGAATTCGGTCATACCAGCACTTTCAAGCTGAAATATGCCCTGTGTGTTGCCTTTTGAAATCATATCATACACAGATGGATCATCGTAATCCATCTTGCTAAAGTCAATCTCTACACCGTGATTCTCCTTGATCAGCTGAATCGCCTCATTGATCATAGTAAGGTTTCGGAGTCCAAGAAAATCCATCTTCAGAAGCCCAAGCTCCTCGATTGTCGTCATGTTAAACTGAGTAGCCAGTCCCTTATCTGACATATACAATGGGACATACTCATCGAGTGGCATCTTACTGATTACAATTCCTGCAGCGTGTGTCGAGGAATGGCGTGGCATACCCTCAACTGCCATGGACATATCAAGGATGTTCTTTACAAGAGGCTCTGTTTCATATCTCGCCCTAAGGTCACGGTTTATATCTAGCGCCTTGCTTATAGTCATGCCCAACTCTGCTGGAATCGCTTTCGCAATGGAATCAGCTTCCGCATAGCTCGCATTGAGCGCCCTACCTACGTCACGAACGGCGGCCTTCGCCTTAAGTGTTCCAAAGGTGATAATCTGCGACACCTTGTCTTTGCCATACTTACGAACAACATAGTCGATGACCTCCTGTCTTCTATCGATGCAGAAGTCGACATCTATGTCGGGCATACTTACTCGCTCTGGATTTAAGAATCTCTCAAAGATTAGGTTGTACTTAATAGGCTCTATCTCTGTTATTGCAAGGCTATATGCGACGATACTTCCCGCTGCTGATCCTCTACCAGGTCCAACTGGAATATCATTGCTCTTGGCATAATGAATAAAGTCCCATACTATTAGAAAGTACTCGACGTAACCCATCTTCTCGATTACCTCGAGCTCGCTCTCTAATCTGTCACGATATATAGAACTCTGCTCATTAGCTTCGCTGCCATATCTTCTCTCAAGTCCCTCGTAACAAAGCTTTCTTAGATAATCCTTGTTGGTCATATCTTCTGGTGGTATGAACTCTGGCAGGTGATATTCTCCGAACTCAAACCCCACATTGCATCGCTCAGCAATCTTGTGAGAATTTTCTATAGCCTCAGGGTGACTAGGAAAAAGCTCAAGCATCTCTGCTTCGCTCTTAAGATAAAATTCATCATTC includes:
- a CDS encoding DNA polymerase III subunit alpha; its protein translation is MAFTHLHVHSEYSLLDGMSKINKAPEYVKSLGMDSLAITDHGVMFGIIDFYKSCKKSGIKPIIGCEVYVAPRTRFDKDPDRDRNMNHLVLLAENMTGYKNLTKLVSAAFTEGFYFKPRVDKELLREHSEGIICLSACLAGAIPRKILNGDYSGAKVEALELRDIFGIDNFYLEVQNHFLDDDKPAIEGLVKLAEEIGAPLVATNDAHYIKRGDAKAHDVLLAIQTGSTVDDENRMRFANDEFYLKSEAEMLELFPSHPEAIENSHKIAERCNVGFEFGEYHLPEFIPPEDMTNKDYLRKLCYEGLERRYGSEANEQSSIYRDRLESELEVIEKMGYVEYFLIVWDFIHYAKSNDIPVGPGRGSAAGSIVAYSLAITEIEPIKYNLIFERFLNPERVSMPDIDVDFCIDRRQEVIDYVVRKYGKDKVSQIITFGTLKAKAAVRDVGRALNASYAEADSIAKAIPAELGMTISKALDINRDLRARYETEPLVKNILDMSMAVEGMPRHSSTHAAGIVISKMPLDEYVPLYMSDKGLATQFNMTTIEELGLLKMDFLGLRNLTMINEAIQLIKENHGVEIDFSKMDYDDPSVYDMISKGNTQGIFQLESAGMTEFMKTLNPSCFEDIVAGISLYRPGPMDSIPKYIENKKNPEKVKYVDPHLEPILNVTYGCMVYQEQVMQIVRELGGYSFGRSDLVRRAMSKKKMSVMLEEKKYFIHGKDDSDGTPAIAGCVANGIPERAAEAIFDDMVSFAEYAFNKSHAAAYAVVSYETAYLKAHYPVEFMAALMSSVMGEPRHIAAYIRNCKELGIEVLPPSVLHSRRKFIAKDGKIRFGLLAIKNVGSGIVDAIVEGRRGRDINNLYDFIKSIEPSELNKKAIECLIKAGAMDEFTPNRAALLAISDDAVGAAQRSARKVSKDQISLFQLDSDLMEDVKTAPELPNIKNFDKAHLLAMEKEMMGVYLSGHPLDKYRDLIDENITANTAEIFDLDLSGDSENESNFIGKGSSGRNHFNDGDTVIMAGMVGDLRRMITKSNQEMARLTIEDYFGVITAIVFPRDYAKAKYVLENDAIVAVKGTLSFKEDSDPEILVNKVTEIERISEFKSQSGNDYDRASISNYSHSKIKTEPLREKQYLKLRVSQELSDLLGNDEIQQRILGAVSAHSGDIDVLIYLPGQKPLKSANGVNIDENLLIELEQLLGKENVKH